A region from the Janthinobacterium agaricidamnosum genome encodes:
- the ftsL gene encoding cell division protein FtsL, with the protein MTGKLCVVLSALLVCCGLSLVNAQYQSRHLLIDLERAQALSRQLDIDWAQLQLDQSTLGKHERIESIARRDLSMTPLTAARTQYLTEGE; encoded by the coding sequence ATGACTGGCAAGCTGTGTGTCGTGCTGTCGGCCCTGCTGGTGTGCTGCGGTCTGTCGCTGGTGAACGCGCAGTACCAGTCGCGCCACCTGCTGATCGACCTGGAACGCGCGCAAGCGCTGTCGCGCCAGCTCGACATCGACTGGGCGCAACTGCAGCTGGACCAGTCCACTTTGGGCAAGCATGAACGCATTGAATCGATCGCACGGCGCGACCTGAGCATGACGCCGTTGACGGCGGCGCGTACGCAATACCTGACGGAGGGCGAATAA
- a CDS encoding DUF1365 domain-containing protein — MPRNSSPSVPPQPQLCLGRVRHARLRPRAHAFSYGMFYLRLPLRSLGAHDFPARLISRNGANVLSFRDSDHGDGTTPLLEWIDGLLRQQGVLDAGGEIWLQTMPRMFGYVFNPVSFWFCHRPDGALRAVVCDVRNTFGERHLYLLEQGGPIAYGSELQARKIFHVSPFCKVEGHYRFRFLRNSEEDGERHLARVDYDDLDGPVLQTSLSGTARPLRDGAIAWALLRYPLMTFGVMARIHWQALRLWLRRVPFFSKPHPPQEKVSR, encoded by the coding sequence ATGCCGCGTAATTCATCGCCGTCCGTGCCGCCGCAGCCCCAGCTGTGTCTAGGGCGGGTGCGGCATGCGCGGCTGCGTCCGCGCGCGCATGCTTTCAGTTACGGCATGTTTTATCTGCGCCTGCCCTTGCGCAGCCTGGGCGCGCACGATTTTCCTGCCCGCTTGATCTCGCGCAACGGCGCCAATGTGCTGTCCTTCCGCGACAGCGACCATGGCGATGGCACGACGCCGCTGCTGGAGTGGATCGATGGCTTGCTGCGCCAGCAAGGCGTGCTCGACGCGGGCGGCGAAATCTGGCTGCAAACCATGCCGCGCATGTTCGGCTATGTGTTCAATCCCGTCAGCTTCTGGTTTTGCCACCGCCCGGATGGCGCGCTGCGCGCCGTGGTCTGCGACGTGCGCAATACCTTCGGCGAGCGCCACCTGTACCTGCTCGAACAGGGCGGGCCCATCGCTTATGGCAGCGAATTGCAGGCCAGAAAAATTTTCCACGTGTCGCCATTTTGCAAGGTGGAAGGGCATTACCGCTTCCGTTTCCTGCGCAACAGTGAAGAGGATGGCGAGCGCCACCTGGCCCGGGTCGATTACGACGACCTCGACGGTCCTGTTTTGCAGACGAGCTTGTCCGGTACGGCGCGGCCGCTGCGCGATGGCGCCATCGCCTGGGCTCTGCTGCGCTACCCGCTGATGACGTTTGGCGTGATGGCGCGCATCCATTGGCAAGCCTTGCGCCTGTGGCTGCGCCGCGTGCCGTTTTTCAGCAAACCCCACCCTCCACAAGAAAAGGTGTCCCGATGA
- a CDS encoding porin: MKKTLITLAVLAAATGVAQAQSSVVIYGTVDAGFVSERGGVNGNVNKLDSGIASASRIGFKGTEDLGSGLSALFVLESGFGVDNGQQDVAGSLFNRQAYVGLSSKTTGTLTLGRQYTPWYNTLSKVADPFAAGYAGSAKNLFPSNTRTSNTVLYTSPNFNGFDADVAYTFGEQAESNKIGRKIGASAGYSNGPLNARIAYNNTSNDTATTETGSGRNWLAAANYDFAVAKAYIAYGANKGQNSAIRNNGNVNAFNYTSAGYSTDSNNILVGATVPVGPAGTVMASFIRTNDKTAANADADQWALGYSYALSKRTSTYASYAKIKNKNNAGYTVGNNSNVGTGDKAFNVGVRHSF, encoded by the coding sequence ATGAAAAAAACTCTGATCACCCTGGCAGTTCTGGCAGCAGCCACTGGCGTAGCCCAAGCTCAATCGAGCGTTGTTATCTACGGTACCGTTGACGCTGGTTTCGTCAGCGAGCGCGGCGGTGTTAACGGCAACGTTAACAAACTGGACAGCGGCATTGCTTCGGCTTCCCGTATCGGCTTCAAAGGCACCGAAGATCTGGGCAGCGGCCTGTCGGCACTGTTCGTTCTGGAATCGGGCTTCGGCGTTGACAACGGTCAACAAGACGTTGCAGGCAGCTTGTTCAACCGTCAAGCTTACGTTGGTCTGAGCAGCAAAACGACCGGTACCCTGACCCTGGGTCGTCAATACACCCCTTGGTACAACACCCTGTCGAAAGTTGCTGATCCATTCGCAGCTGGCTACGCTGGTTCCGCTAAGAACCTGTTCCCATCGAACACCCGCACCAGCAACACCGTGCTGTACACCTCGCCAAACTTCAACGGCTTTGACGCTGACGTGGCTTACACCTTCGGCGAGCAAGCTGAGTCGAACAAAATCGGCCGCAAAATCGGCGCGTCGGCTGGCTACTCGAACGGTCCTTTGAACGCTCGTATCGCTTACAACAACACCAGCAACGACACCGCAACGACCGAAACCGGTAGCGGCCGTAACTGGTTGGCTGCAGCTAACTACGACTTCGCAGTTGCTAAAGCTTACATCGCATACGGCGCAAACAAAGGCCAAAACAGCGCCATCCGCAACAACGGCAATGTTAACGCGTTTAACTACACTTCGGCTGGCTACAGCACCGACAGCAACAACATCCTGGTCGGCGCAACCGTACCTGTTGGCCCAGCTGGCACCGTAATGGCTTCGTTCATCCGCACGAACGACAAAACCGCTGCTAACGCTGATGCTGATCAATGGGCACTGGGCTACTCGTACGCTCTGTCGAAGCGCACCAGCACCTACGCTTCGTACGCTAAAATCAAGAACAAAAACAACGCTGGCTACACCGTTGGTAACAACAGCAATGTTGGTACGGGCGACAAAGCCTTCAACGTTGGCGTTCGTCACTCGTTCTAA
- the rsmH gene encoding 16S rRNA (cytosine(1402)-N(4))-methyltransferase RsmH, which produces MTQLTVPEFQHRTVLLDEAVDALDLSGDRAHGIYVDGTFGRGGHSRLILSRLADDARLIGFDKDLQAIATAEQIADPRFQIVHDSFATMTASLAERGVQQVDGILLDLGISSPQVDDAARGFSFRNDGPLDMRMDTTRGVSAAEWLAVETEQNLEKVIRDYGEERFAFQIAKAIVAGRAVQPISSTRQLAGIVAGAVKTREKGKDPATRTFQAIRIFINKELEDLEIGLNQAYACLAPGARMAVISFHSLEDRMVKRFFASKANVEQPDRRLPIRAVDLPQPEMKLISKMKPSDAEIEGNPRSRSAVMRVAQRLPIPVSGGAR; this is translated from the coding sequence ATGACACAACTCACGGTGCCGGAATTTCAGCATCGCACGGTGCTGCTCGATGAAGCGGTCGATGCGCTCGACCTGTCGGGCGACCGCGCGCACGGCATTTACGTCGATGGCACGTTTGGCCGCGGCGGCCATAGCCGCCTGATCCTGTCGCGCCTGGCCGATGACGCGCGCCTGATCGGCTTCGACAAGGATTTGCAAGCCATCGCCACGGCCGAACAGATTGCCGACCCCCGTTTTCAGATCGTCCATGACAGCTTTGCCACCATGACGGCCAGCCTGGCCGAACGCGGCGTGCAGCAGGTGGACGGCATTTTGCTCGACCTGGGCATCTCGTCGCCGCAGGTCGACGACGCGGCGCGCGGTTTCAGCTTCCGCAACGACGGACCGCTGGACATGCGCATGGATACCACGCGCGGCGTCTCCGCGGCCGAGTGGCTGGCGGTGGAAACCGAGCAGAATTTAGAGAAAGTGATACGCGATTATGGGGAAGAACGGTTTGCTTTTCAGATTGCAAAGGCGATTGTTGCTGGCCGGGCAGTCCAGCCAATTTCAAGCACACGACAGCTTGCCGGCATCGTGGCAGGCGCCGTCAAGACCCGCGAGAAGGGTAAGGACCCCGCTACCCGCACCTTTCAGGCAATCCGCATTTTCATTAACAAAGAGCTCGAGGATCTCGAGATCGGTCTGAACCAGGCATATGCCTGCCTGGCGCCCGGCGCGCGCATGGCCGTGATCAGTTTTCATTCGCTCGAAGACCGCATGGTCAAGCGCTTCTTCGCCTCGAAGGCGAACGTGGAGCAGCCTGACCGCCGTCTGCCGATCCGCGCGGTCGACTTGCCGCAGCCGGAAATGAAGCTGATTTCGAAAATGAAGCCGTCCGACGCCGAGATCGAGGGCAATCCCCGTTCGCGTTCGGCCGTCATGCGCGTGGCGCAGCGTTTGCCCATTCCAGTTAGTGGCGGCGCCCGATGA
- a CDS encoding thiamine pyrophosphate-binding protein — protein MTQQPRTGGQILVDALQIHGVDTAFGVPGESYLDVLDALHDSGIRFIINRQEGGAAFMAEAYGKLTGKPGICFVTRGPGATNASIGVHTAYQDSTPMILFIGQVGNDFVDREAFQEIDYRRMYGQMAKWVAQIDRAERIPEYLARAFQVATSGRPGPVVLALPEDMLISMATVADTRAYRSVQAAPSDAQLQQLRAMLAAAKQPLVLLGGTTWTPQACADLQQFAESNHLPVACAFRFQDLLDNAHPNYIGDVGIGINPKLAARVKNADLVIAIGPRLGEMTTGGYTLFDSPVPRQRLVHIHTDAEELGSVYQAELMINSGMPQVCAMLAAMAPVDASAWKHTPAEAKAELAAYQEQPPIFRDGQAPLDLWQVTQEIMAQVPADTIVTNGAGNYASWAHRFYRYGGMRTQLAPTNGAMGYGVPSGVAAKIVHPERTVITFAGDGEYMMNGQELATAVQYQAGVVIIVFNNQMFGTIRMHQERDYPGRVSGTTLHNPDFAALAQAYGAHGEAVNTTEEFAPALQRALAHARAHNLPALIELRYDGNLITPNATLATIRANAEKAQAAK, from the coding sequence ATGACGCAACAACCCCGTACCGGCGGCCAGATCCTGGTCGATGCCCTGCAGATCCACGGTGTCGACACCGCTTTTGGCGTGCCTGGCGAAAGCTACCTCGACGTGCTCGACGCCCTGCACGACTCGGGCATCCGCTTCATCATCAACCGCCAGGAAGGCGGCGCCGCCTTCATGGCCGAAGCCTACGGCAAGCTGACGGGCAAGCCGGGCATCTGTTTCGTCACGCGCGGTCCGGGCGCCACCAACGCCTCGATCGGCGTGCACACGGCTTACCAGGACTCCACCCCGATGATCCTGTTCATCGGCCAGGTGGGCAACGATTTCGTCGACCGCGAAGCGTTCCAGGAAATCGACTACCGCCGCATGTACGGCCAGATGGCCAAGTGGGTGGCGCAGATCGACCGCGCCGAGCGCATCCCCGAATACCTGGCGCGCGCCTTCCAGGTCGCCACCAGCGGGCGTCCCGGCCCCGTCGTGCTGGCCCTGCCGGAAGACATGCTCATTTCCATGGCGACTGTCGCCGACACGCGCGCCTACCGGAGCGTGCAGGCGGCGCCGTCCGACGCCCAGCTGCAGCAGCTGCGCGCCATGCTGGCGGCGGCGAAGCAGCCGCTGGTCTTGCTCGGCGGCACCACCTGGACGCCGCAAGCGTGCGCCGACCTGCAGCAGTTCGCGGAAAGCAACCACCTGCCCGTCGCCTGCGCCTTCCGCTTCCAGGACTTGCTCGACAATGCACACCCGAACTACATCGGCGACGTCGGCATCGGCATCAACCCGAAACTGGCCGCGCGCGTAAAAAATGCCGACCTGGTCATCGCCATCGGCCCGCGCCTGGGCGAAATGACGACGGGCGGCTACACCCTGTTCGACTCGCCCGTGCCGCGCCAGCGCCTGGTGCACATCCATACGGACGCCGAGGAGCTGGGCAGCGTCTACCAGGCCGAGCTGATGATCAACAGCGGCATGCCGCAAGTGTGCGCCATGCTGGCCGCCATGGCCCCCGTCGATGCTTCCGCCTGGAAACATACGCCGGCGGAAGCGAAGGCCGAGCTGGCCGCCTACCAGGAGCAGCCGCCCATCTTCCGCGATGGCCAGGCGCCGCTGGACCTGTGGCAGGTGACGCAGGAAATCATGGCGCAGGTGCCGGCCGACACCATCGTGACGAACGGCGCCGGCAACTACGCCTCGTGGGCGCACCGTTTTTATCGCTACGGCGGCATGCGCACCCAGCTGGCGCCGACGAACGGCGCCATGGGCTACGGCGTGCCGTCGGGCGTGGCGGCGAAGATCGTGCACCCGGAGCGCACCGTCATCACCTTCGCCGGCGACGGCGAATACATGATGAATGGCCAGGAACTGGCCACGGCCGTCCAATACCAGGCGGGCGTGGTCATCATCGTCTTCAACAACCAGATGTTCGGCACCATCCGCATGCACCAGGAACGCGACTACCCTGGCCGCGTGTCGGGCACGACCCTGCACAACCCCGATTTTGCGGCGCTGGCGCAGGCGTATGGCGCGCATGGCGAAGCGGTGAATACGACGGAAGAGTTCGCCCCTGCCCTGCAGCGGGCGCTGGCGCATGCCAGGGCGCACAACTTGCCGGCCCTGATCGAACTGCGCTACGACGGCAACCTGATCACGCCAAACGCGACACTGGCCACCATCCGCGCGAATGCGGAAAAGGCGCAGGCGGCCAAATAA
- a CDS encoding MFS transporter — protein MNAGASALSLPALFSYGLFGLPLAMLALPIYIYVAPFYAQRSNLDLAQIGAVLLAARIAAAFIDPALGAWMARGGRSYAMLVGAALPLLLLGFGALFHPPSMPQAATLAWFLAALLLVYTAYGLAGIAHQSWGAALTQASTQRARVAAVREGCGLLGVILAAGLTSVLGYDGLSLAFAVCLLAAGALLLAHAPRPALRSAGETLPGNGWKLPFRQRAFRWLFAVLLVNGVAAAIPATLFLFFAGDYLRLGHYAGPFLIVYFCAAAASMPVWVALARRFGEARAWGGAMLLAATVFVWTYGLGAGATWGFAAICLLSGLALGADLALPPALLAGLIGAAGHAGRHEAAYFGWWNWGVQMSLALAAGIALPLLAWLGYVPGNSSGGLPALAAAYALLPCALKLLAALLLWRAPLQHIYSEPGEYRPCT, from the coding sequence ATGAACGCCGGGGCCAGCGCGTTGAGCTTGCCGGCCCTGTTCAGCTACGGCCTGTTCGGCTTGCCGCTTGCCATGCTGGCGCTGCCCATCTATATCTATGTGGCGCCGTTTTATGCGCAGCGCAGCAACCTTGACCTGGCGCAGATCGGCGCCGTGCTGCTCGCGGCGCGCATCGCCGCCGCCTTCATCGATCCGGCCCTGGGCGCCTGGATGGCGCGTGGCGGGCGCAGTTATGCCATGCTTGTCGGCGCCGCGTTGCCCTTGCTGCTGCTGGGCTTTGGCGCGCTGTTCCATCCGCCCTCGATGCCGCAAGCGGCGACGCTGGCCTGGTTCCTGGCCGCCTTGCTGCTCGTCTACACGGCCTATGGCCTGGCCGGCATCGCGCACCAGAGCTGGGGCGCGGCGCTCACCCAGGCGTCCACGCAGCGGGCGCGGGTGGCGGCCGTGCGCGAAGGCTGCGGCTTGCTGGGCGTGATCCTGGCGGCCGGGCTGACTTCCGTGCTCGGCTATGACGGCTTGTCGCTGGCCTTTGCCGTCTGCTTGCTGGCGGCGGGGGCGCTGCTGCTGGCGCACGCCCCGCGTCCGGCCTTGCGCAGCGCCGGGGAAACGTTACCCGGCAATGGCTGGAAGCTGCCGTTTCGCCAGCGCGCGTTTCGCTGGCTGTTTGCCGTCCTGCTCGTCAATGGCGTGGCGGCCGCCATCCCCGCCACCCTGTTCCTGTTCTTTGCCGGCGACTATTTGCGCCTGGGGCATTACGCGGGACCGTTCCTGATCGTCTACTTTTGCGCGGCGGCCGCCTCGATGCCCGTGTGGGTGGCCCTGGCGCGCCGGTTTGGCGAAGCGCGCGCCTGGGGCGGCGCCATGCTGCTGGCCGCGACCGTGTTTGTCTGGACATATGGCCTGGGCGCGGGCGCCACCTGGGGCTTTGCCGCGATTTGCCTGCTCTCGGGCCTGGCGCTGGGCGCCGACCTGGCCTTGCCGCCGGCCCTGCTGGCAGGGCTGATCGGCGCGGCCGGCCATGCCGGGCGGCACGAAGCGGCATATTTCGGCTGGTGGAACTGGGGCGTGCAAATGAGCCTGGCGCTGGCGGCCGGCATCGCCTTGCCCCTGCTGGCCTGGCTCGGCTATGTGCCTGGCAACAGCAGCGGCGGTTTGCCGGCCCTGGCTGCCGCCTACGCCTTGCTGCCCTGCGCCTTGAAACTGCTGGCGGCGCTGCTGCTGTGGCGCGCGCCGCTACAACATATATATAGTGAACCCGGGGAGTACCGACCATGTACCTGA
- a CDS encoding DUF3833 domain-containing protein, translating to MYLMKCCRRGMTAAALLLALAACSTPPTPATYAHETPKLDLQQYFNGTLDAHGIFQDRSGKVVKRFTVVMRASWAGETGTLDEDFTYSDGSRQRRIWTLRKTAPGRFIGTAPDVIGEAVGEVAGNALRWQYVLALPVDGTVYHVDFEDWMFLMDDKVMLNRAAMSKFGFSLGAVTLSFSKRPQAAP from the coding sequence ATGTACCTGATGAAATGCTGCCGGCGCGGCATGACGGCCGCCGCCTTGCTGCTGGCGCTGGCCGCCTGTTCCACGCCGCCCACGCCCGCCACTTACGCGCATGAAACACCCAAGCTGGACCTGCAACAGTACTTCAACGGCACGCTCGACGCCCACGGCATCTTCCAGGACCGCTCCGGCAAGGTCGTGAAACGCTTCACCGTCGTGATGCGGGCCAGCTGGGCGGGCGAGACGGGTACCCTGGACGAGGATTTCACGTATTCGGACGGCAGCCGCCAACGGCGCATATGGACCTTGCGCAAGACGGCGCCCGGGCGCTTCATCGGCACGGCGCCCGACGTGATCGGCGAGGCCGTCGGCGAAGTGGCCGGCAATGCCTTGCGCTGGCAATACGTGCTGGCGCTGCCCGTCGATGGCACGGTCTACCACGTCGACTTCGAGGATTGGATGTTCCTGATGGATGACAAGGTCATGCTGAACCGCGCCGCCATGAGCAAGTTCGGTTTCAGCCTGGGCGCCGTCACTTTATCGTTCAGCAAACGTCCGCAGGCGGCCCCATGA
- a CDS encoding chalcone isomerase family protein — MRRLLATVVLSLTMLGAAAAPPAFVAADVPEARLAGEGEYTWFGMRIYRAQLWVGPQGYQGAASATAPFVLELRYARSLDGKKIAEASYEQMQKIGAGTPEQRLAWLSTMQRIFPDVKEEQRIAGVYRAGIAPGVRFYLDGKVLADVSDGDFARAFFAIWLSPSTTAPKLRAALLQNAAALP, encoded by the coding sequence ATGCGCCGCTTGCTTGCCACTGTTGTGCTGTCATTGACCATGTTGGGTGCCGCGGCCGCGCCGCCTGCCTTTGTCGCCGCCGACGTGCCCGAAGCCCGGCTGGCGGGCGAGGGCGAATACACGTGGTTCGGCATGCGTATTTATCGGGCACAACTGTGGGTGGGACCGCAGGGCTACCAGGGCGCGGCGTCGGCAACGGCGCCGTTTGTGCTGGAATTGCGCTATGCGCGCTCGCTCGACGGCAAGAAGATCGCCGAAGCCAGTTATGAACAGATGCAGAAAATCGGCGCCGGCACGCCGGAGCAGCGCCTGGCCTGGCTGTCCACCATGCAGCGCATCTTTCCTGACGTCAAAGAGGAGCAGCGTATCGCGGGCGTCTACCGGGCCGGCATCGCGCCCGGCGTGCGCTTTTATCTCGATGGCAAGGTGCTGGCCGACGTGAGCGATGGCGATTTCGCGCGCGCGTTTTTTGCCATCTGGCTCTCGCCGTCGACCACGGCGCCCAAGCTGCGCGCGGCCTTGCTGCAGAATGCGGCGGCGCTGCCATGA
- the mraZ gene encoding division/cell wall cluster transcriptional repressor MraZ, which translates to MFQGASAINLDAKGRMSIPAKHRDALAIQCEGRLTLTKHPDGCLLFFPRPVWESHRQQIAAWPMSARAWQRIFLGNAVDVELDSAGRVLISPELRNAVGLAREVMMIGMGSHFEIWDAAKLADKEQQAIDAGTPDVLSNFSF; encoded by the coding sequence GTGTTTCAAGGCGCGTCCGCAATCAATCTCGATGCCAAAGGCAGGATGTCTATCCCTGCCAAGCACCGTGACGCGCTGGCGATTCAATGCGAAGGCCGTCTGACGCTGACCAAACACCCCGATGGCTGCCTGCTGTTTTTCCCCCGTCCCGTGTGGGAAAGCCACCGCCAGCAAATCGCCGCCTGGCCCATGTCGGCGCGCGCCTGGCAGCGCATCTTCCTCGGCAACGCCGTCGACGTCGAGCTGGACTCGGCGGGCCGCGTGCTGATCTCGCCTGAATTGCGCAATGCCGTCGGGCTGGCGCGCGAAGTGATGATGATCGGTATGGGCAGTCACTTTGAAATATGGGATGCCGCCAAATTGGCCGACAAAGAACAGCAGGCGATCGATGCCGGCACCCCCGATGTACTTTCCAATTTTTCTTTCTAA
- a CDS encoding class I SAM-dependent methyltransferase, whose protein sequence is MSSDSLPTGLHARSSACPAHLPDHTHLDMPASGRMIVRLLQKLQYGALRLRTPDGSILLYGDGSQPVTLDLYNWRLCAAVLRSGDIGFAETFIAGDWRTDNLPGLIELMIRNRAQIESLIYGNWWGNLVYKLRHLLNRNSRAGSKKNIHAHYDIGNAFYQLWLDPSMTYSSALFAEGASLEQAQWAKYRRIADQLQLRPGAKVLEIGCGWGGFAETAARSYGAHVTGLTLSTEQLAYARQRLQDAGLAAQADLQLCDYRDSAGQYDAIASIEMFEAVGQSYWPGYFACVARNLKPGGRACIQTIVIADDLFERYSKSTDFIQQYIFPGGMLPSPAEFRRAAEAQGLRVEDAFRFGLDYAQTLRQWRASFLAQRTALEKQDFDGRFLLTWEFYLAYCEAAFQAHNTDVMQFTLVKD, encoded by the coding sequence ATGAGCTCCGACTCCCTGCCGACCGGCCTGCATGCGCGCAGCAGCGCGTGTCCCGCGCACTTGCCCGACCACACGCACCTGGACATGCCCGCTTCCGGGCGCATGATCGTGCGCCTGCTGCAAAAATTACAATATGGCGCCCTGCGCCTGCGCACGCCGGATGGCAGTATCTTGCTGTACGGCGACGGCAGCCAGCCCGTCACCCTGGACTTGTACAACTGGCGCCTGTGTGCGGCCGTGTTGCGCTCGGGTGACATCGGCTTTGCGGAAACGTTTATCGCCGGCGACTGGCGCACGGACAATTTGCCGGGTTTGATCGAGCTGATGATACGCAACCGCGCACAGATCGAGTCCTTGATCTATGGCAACTGGTGGGGCAACCTGGTCTACAAGCTGCGGCATTTGCTCAACCGCAATTCGCGCGCTGGCAGCAAGAAGAATATCCACGCCCATTACGATATCGGCAACGCCTTTTATCAGTTGTGGCTGGATCCGTCGATGACGTATTCGAGTGCGCTGTTTGCCGAAGGCGCCAGCCTGGAGCAGGCGCAATGGGCGAAATACCGGCGCATTGCCGATCAGCTTCAACTGCGGCCAGGCGCCAAGGTGCTGGAAATCGGCTGCGGCTGGGGCGGTTTTGCGGAAACGGCGGCGCGCAGCTACGGCGCCCACGTGACGGGCCTGACCTTGTCGACCGAACAGCTGGCGTATGCGCGCCAGCGCCTGCAGGACGCGGGGCTGGCGGCGCAGGCCGACCTGCAGCTGTGCGATTACCGCGACAGCGCCGGCCAGTACGACGCCATCGCCTCGATCGAGATGTTCGAAGCCGTAGGGCAAAGCTACTGGCCCGGCTATTTCGCCTGTGTGGCGCGCAACCTGAAGCCGGGCGGCCGCGCCTGCATCCAGACCATCGTCATCGCCGACGACTTGTTCGAGCGCTACAGCAAGAGCACGGATTTCATTCAACAGTATATTTTTCCGGGCGGCATGCTGCCGTCGCCGGCCGAGTTCCGCCGCGCCGCCGAGGCGCAGGGCTTGCGCGTGGAAGACGCCTTCCGCTTTGGCCTCGATTACGCGCAAACCCTGCGCCAGTGGCGCGCCAGCTTCCTGGCCCAGCGCACGGCGCTGGAAAAGCAGGATTTCGATGGCCGTTTCCTGCTGACCTGGGAGTTTTACCTCGCGTATTGCGAGGCCGCCTTCCAGGCGCACAACACGGATGTGATGCAATTTACTCTGGTGAAGGACTGA
- a CDS encoding nuclear transport factor 2 family protein, whose translation MSTSMLDTEGVEQALARLVAFYEHLSLERLAQLGAVYAPDAHFKDPFNEVKGHAAILAIFEHMFVQVDAPRFVVLESLGQGQQAFLTWEFRFRMKRLVSGEQCIRGATHVRFDAQGRVLVHRDYWDAAEELYEKLPLLGSFMRLLRRASQR comes from the coding sequence ATGAGCACAAGCATGCTGGACACGGAAGGCGTGGAACAGGCGCTGGCGCGTCTGGTGGCATTTTACGAGCACCTGAGCCTGGAACGCCTGGCCCAGCTGGGGGCCGTGTACGCGCCGGACGCCCATTTCAAGGACCCGTTCAACGAGGTGAAGGGGCATGCCGCCATTCTGGCCATCTTCGAGCACATGTTCGTGCAGGTTGATGCGCCCCGGTTTGTCGTGCTGGAAAGCCTGGGGCAGGGGCAACAAGCCTTTCTGACCTGGGAGTTTCGCTTCCGCATGAAACGACTGGTATCTGGCGAACAATGCATACGCGGCGCCACACATGTGCGCTTCGATGCGCAGGGACGGGTGCTCGTGCACCGCGATTATTGGGATGCGGCGGAAGAGTTGTATGAAAAACTGCCGTTGCTGGGCTCTTTCATGCGCCTGCTCCGGCGCGCAAGCCAGCGTTAA
- a CDS encoding SDR family NAD(P)-dependent oxidoreductase, giving the protein MNRKITSWAGKHVWIIGASSGIGAACATLLLEQGASVALSARHRASLEQLCEGQPLAQALPLDVTQHAQLRAVCVELQRQWTHIDLILVVAGGYQAMRADSFDLEAAQGLLALNVGGVFNCLEQALPWLLRQGSGGIGIVASVAGYGGLPKALAYGASKAALINLTESLYLDLHPRGIDVYQINPGFVATPLTADNDFTMPALMTAQDAAAAMLDGIERGQFHIHFPKRFTNTLRLARLLPYRAYFWLIRKMTGV; this is encoded by the coding sequence ATGAATCGCAAGATCACCAGCTGGGCCGGCAAGCACGTGTGGATCATCGGCGCTTCCAGCGGCATCGGCGCCGCCTGCGCCACCCTGCTGCTGGAGCAGGGCGCCAGCGTGGCCTTGTCGGCGCGTCACCGCGCCAGCCTCGAGCAGTTGTGCGAGGGGCAGCCGCTGGCGCAGGCATTGCCGCTCGATGTCACCCAGCACGCGCAGCTGCGGGCCGTCTGCGTGGAGTTGCAGCGGCAGTGGACGCATATCGACCTGATACTGGTGGTCGCTGGTGGTTATCAGGCCATGCGCGCCGATAGCTTCGACCTTGAGGCGGCGCAGGGCTTGCTGGCCCTGAATGTGGGCGGCGTCTTCAATTGCCTGGAGCAGGCCTTGCCGTGGCTGTTGCGCCAGGGCAGCGGCGGCATCGGCATCGTCGCCTCGGTGGCCGGCTATGGCGGCTTGCCCAAGGCGCTCGCATATGGCGCCAGCAAGGCTGCGCTGATCAATCTGACGGAGTCGCTGTATCTGGACCTGCATCCACGCGGGATTGATGTATATCAAATCAACCCCGGTTTTGTCGCCACGCCTTTGACGGCGGACAACGATTTCACCATGCCGGCCCTGATGACGGCGCAGGACGCGGCCGCCGCCATGCTCGATGGCATCGAGCGGGGGCAGTTTCACATCCACTTTCCCAAACGCTTTACCAATACCCTGCGCCTGGCGCGGCTGTTGCCGTACCGCGCCTATTTCTGGCTGATCCGCAAGATGACGGGCGTATGA